One genomic segment of Devosia sp. includes these proteins:
- the ugpC gene encoding sn-glycerol-3-phosphate ABC transporter ATP-binding protein UgpC, translating into MAPVTLKSVTKSYGATQVLHGVDIDIADGEFVVLVGPSGCGKSTLLRMIAGLETITGGAIEIGGRVVNDLEPKDRDIAMVFQNYALYPHMTVATNMGFSLEHRGASKAEIAERVQWAAGILGLSHLLDRYPRQLSGGQRQRVAMGRAIVRNPQVFLFDEPLSNLDAKLRVVMRGEIKGLHQRLGVTTVYVTHDQVEAMTMADRIVVMNGGKVEQVGAPLELYDRPANLFVAGFIGSPEMNILGGTITEKGFEAAGVTLPLPASVSARGQASYGFRPEHLSLTADGLPATVSLIEPMGSETQVTMTLGEHTITGVFRERIAARPGETIHIRPDLEAIHLFDAGGLRIA; encoded by the coding sequence ATGGCTCCCGTTACCCTCAAATCCGTCACCAAGAGCTATGGTGCCACACAAGTGCTGCATGGCGTGGACATCGATATTGCGGACGGTGAATTCGTCGTCCTCGTCGGCCCCTCCGGCTGCGGCAAGTCCACCCTGTTGCGGATGATCGCGGGCCTCGAGACCATCACCGGCGGCGCCATCGAAATCGGCGGACGCGTGGTCAATGACCTCGAGCCCAAGGACCGCGACATCGCCATGGTCTTTCAGAACTACGCGCTCTACCCCCACATGACCGTCGCGACGAATATGGGTTTCTCGCTCGAACATCGTGGCGCCTCGAAAGCCGAAATCGCCGAGCGCGTCCAGTGGGCCGCCGGCATTCTCGGCCTTTCCCACCTGCTCGACCGCTATCCCCGCCAGCTCTCAGGCGGCCAGCGCCAGCGCGTCGCCATGGGCCGCGCCATCGTGCGCAACCCGCAGGTCTTCCTCTTCGATGAACCCTTGTCCAATCTCGACGCCAAGCTCCGCGTCGTCATGCGCGGCGAGATCAAGGGCCTGCACCAGCGCCTTGGCGTCACCACCGTCTACGTCACCCACGATCAGGTCGAAGCCATGACCATGGCCGATCGCATCGTGGTCATGAATGGCGGCAAGGTGGAGCAGGTCGGCGCGCCGCTCGAGCTCTACGACCGCCCGGCCAATCTCTTCGTCGCCGGTTTCATCGGCTCGCCCGAAATGAACATTCTGGGCGGCACCATCACCGAAAAGGGGTTTGAAGCCGCAGGAGTAACCCTGCCCTTGCCTGCCTCGGTTTCCGCCCGTGGACAGGCCAGTTACGGCTTCCGCCCCGAACACCTGTCTCTCACCGCCGATGGTCTCCCCGCAACGGTCTCGCTCATCGAGCCCATGGGCTCGGAAACCCAGGTCACCATGACCCTGGGCGAGCACACCATCACCGGCGTTTTCCGCGAGCGCATCGCCGCACGGCCCGGCGAAACCATCCATATCCGCCCCGACCTCGAGGCCATCCACCTGTTTGATGCCGGGGGTCTGCGCATCGCATGA
- a CDS encoding sugar ABC transporter permease produces the protein MSQPLQAPHKPPFWTIARRDAAAGYVFIAPQLIGIITFVLVPLGLVFWYSLHEWNVLASSFNFVGAANYQMLLADPNLSQVLLASAIFSAGLVVLNMTLALLLAVLLDQKLRGIVVFRTLFFSPVVVSLVAWTIVWSFLLQNNGGINGLLSMLGIEGPNWLRTPTTAMISVIVVQVFKNVGLNMILFLAALQGVPKELYEAARVDGAGAFKQFRRITLPLISPTILLTSIITIVGSLQVFAQIAVLTQGGPGMTTTVLVYYLYQQAFQFHFFGYGSTLSILLFVIVAVLTFVQWQLRKRVVFYEN, from the coding sequence ATGTCTCAGCCTCTACAAGCGCCGCATAAGCCCCCGTTCTGGACCATCGCCCGGCGCGACGCGGCGGCAGGCTATGTCTTCATCGCGCCCCAGCTCATCGGCATCATCACCTTCGTGCTCGTGCCGCTTGGCCTGGTCTTCTGGTACTCGCTCCACGAATGGAACGTGCTGGCGTCGAGCTTCAATTTCGTCGGCGCCGCCAATTACCAGATGCTACTGGCCGATCCGAACCTGTCCCAGGTGCTCCTCGCCTCCGCCATTTTCTCGGCCGGCCTCGTCGTCCTCAACATGACCCTGGCGCTGCTTCTCGCCGTCCTCCTCGACCAGAAGCTTAGGGGCATTGTCGTCTTCCGCACCCTGTTCTTCTCACCGGTCGTCGTATCTCTGGTCGCCTGGACCATCGTCTGGAGCTTCCTCCTTCAGAACAATGGCGGCATCAACGGCCTCCTCTCCATGCTCGGCATCGAGGGCCCCAACTGGCTCCGCACGCCCACCACGGCGATGATTTCGGTCATCGTCGTGCAGGTCTTCAAGAATGTCGGCCTCAACATGATCCTGTTCCTCGCCGCCCTTCAGGGTGTGCCCAAGGAGCTCTACGAGGCGGCGCGGGTCGATGGCGCGGGAGCGTTCAAGCAGTTCCGCCGCATCACCCTGCCGCTGATCTCGCCCACGATCCTGCTCACATCGATCATCACCATTGTCGGCTCACTCCAGGTCTTCGCCCAGATTGCCGTTCTCACCCAGGGCGGTCCCGGCATGACCACTACCGTTCTGGTCTATTACCTCTACCAGCAGGCCTTCCAGTTCCACTTCTTTGGCTATGGCTCGACCCTTTCGATCCTGCTCTTCGTCATCGTTGCGGTCCTGACCTTCGTTCAGTGGCAGCTCCGCAAGCGGGTGGTCTTCTATGAAAACTGA
- a CDS encoding sugar ABC transporter substrate-binding protein, whose translation MNKHLLKATVASAGIILGLGASTAWAQDAVNLRMTIWSANEAHLAMFNEIAEGFKATHPNVSVSFEPLPFDSYTTTLTTQIAGGNPPDLAWILETTAADFVNSGALAPLTDAFNGMDGYDLADVSEQATALWTKDGQLYAYPFSTSPFAIFANNDVLKAAGAKTPAELIAAGEWTWDNAFAAAATVGQSGKTGLVVRDFKYQVWQNLASIWNGWGATPWSEDGKTCTFTEPAMVDALTAIHTAIFTDKAMPGPGEDIDFFAGETGMTITQISRASLLPKENPFDWDLVPLPAGPAGEYAVVGQAGVGVFAKSANKDVAVEFLGYMTNAENSKKLAQFFPPARASLLNAETLASTNPLLSAEQIENVVIAGISNGTVLPGHTNFAQIQQTIRAGLDALWVPDADVASVLENVCSSVNPLLAR comes from the coding sequence ATGAACAAGCATCTGCTCAAAGCGACGGTCGCTTCAGCCGGCATCATCCTGGGCCTCGGCGCCAGCACGGCCTGGGCGCAGGACGCGGTCAATCTGCGCATGACCATCTGGAGTGCCAATGAAGCCCATCTGGCCATGTTCAACGAGATCGCCGAGGGTTTTAAGGCCACCCATCCCAACGTTTCGGTGAGCTTCGAGCCGCTGCCCTTCGACAGCTACACCACGACCCTGACCACCCAGATCGCCGGTGGCAATCCGCCCGATTTGGCGTGGATCTTGGAAACCACCGCCGCTGACTTCGTCAATTCCGGCGCCCTCGCCCCGCTCACCGACGCCTTCAACGGCATGGACGGTTATGACTTGGCCGACGTTTCGGAACAGGCCACGGCCCTGTGGACCAAGGACGGCCAGCTTTACGCCTACCCCTTCTCCACCTCGCCCTTCGCCATCTTCGCCAACAACGACGTCTTGAAAGCGGCAGGTGCCAAGACCCCGGCCGAGTTGATCGCTGCCGGCGAATGGACCTGGGACAATGCCTTTGCAGCCGCCGCCACTGTCGGTCAGTCCGGCAAGACCGGTCTCGTCGTCCGCGACTTCAAATACCAGGTCTGGCAGAACCTCGCCTCGATCTGGAACGGTTGGGGCGCAACGCCGTGGAGCGAGGACGGCAAGACCTGCACCTTCACCGAACCGGCCATGGTCGACGCATTGACTGCCATCCACACGGCGATCTTCACCGACAAGGCCATGCCCGGCCCCGGTGAGGACATCGACTTCTTCGCTGGCGAAACCGGCATGACCATCACCCAGATCAGCCGCGCTTCGTTGCTGCCCAAGGAGAACCCGTTCGATTGGGATCTCGTGCCGCTCCCGGCCGGCCCTGCCGGTGAGTACGCGGTTGTCGGCCAGGCCGGTGTGGGTGTCTTCGCCAAGAGCGCCAACAAGGACGTCGCCGTCGAGTTCCTCGGCTATATGACCAATGCCGAGAATTCCAAGAAACTGGCACAGTTCTTCCCGCCGGCCCGCGCGAGCCTGCTCAACGCCGAAACTCTCGCCTCGACCAATCCGCTGCTCTCCGCCGAGCAGATTGAAAACGTCGTGATCGCGGGTATCTCCAACGGCACGGTTCTGCCGGGTCACACCAACTTCGCCCAGATCCAGCAGACCATCCGTGCCGGCCTCGACGCCCTCTGGGTGCCTGACGCTGACGTGGCGTCCGTGCTCGAAAACGTGTGTTCCAGCGTCAACCCGCTGCTGGCACGCTAA
- a CDS encoding MBL fold metallo-hydrolase, with protein sequence MASASSTLHFDRDFQPDTGMPVVVAPGLVRVTAPNASAYTFTGTNSFLLGHERLALIDPGPVDHRHDSALLSAIAGRVVTTILLTHTHKDHSASAAVWREKLGAPLWFGGQHRLSRPLRRFERNPIRGSCDWALLPDRTLIDGETIEAGDMSVVVHTTPGHCANHLAFGLAGTEILLSGDHVMGWNSTLVSVPDGSMSDYFAALDKLIALPYRRYVPAHGGPIEDGPAHAAALRTHRQMRNDRLIEAVRQGATTLGAVIAQIYPEQPARVRFAARMTMMAHVEYLEALGQLRVTRGPFGLRLSLGDAPA encoded by the coding sequence ATGGCATCAGCTTCTTCCACGCTCCACTTTGACAGGGATTTCCAGCCCGATACCGGCATGCCGGTCGTGGTTGCGCCGGGCCTCGTCAGGGTCACGGCGCCCAATGCCTCTGCCTATACCTTTACCGGCACAAACAGCTTTCTTCTGGGGCACGAGCGCCTGGCGCTGATCGATCCGGGGCCAGTCGACCACAGGCACGATTCTGCCCTCCTGAGCGCCATCGCGGGCCGCGTGGTCACGACCATCCTTTTGACCCATACACACAAGGATCACAGCGCCTCGGCGGCCGTCTGGCGGGAAAAACTTGGAGCGCCCTTGTGGTTCGGTGGCCAGCACAGGCTATCGCGGCCATTGAGGCGCTTTGAGCGCAACCCGATTCGCGGCTCATGCGATTGGGCCCTGCTACCCGATCGGACGCTGATCGATGGCGAGACAATCGAAGCGGGCGATATGAGCGTTGTCGTGCACACAACGCCCGGCCACTGCGCCAACCATCTGGCTTTCGGGTTGGCCGGCACCGAAATTCTGCTCAGCGGCGATCATGTCATGGGGTGGAACTCCACCCTGGTTTCCGTCCCGGATGGTTCGATGTCTGACTACTTCGCCGCGCTGGACAAGCTCATCGCGCTGCCCTACCGCCGCTACGTCCCCGCGCATGGCGGCCCGATAGAAGATGGACCGGCTCATGCCGCGGCCCTCAGGACGCACCGGCAGATGCGCAATGACCGGCTCATCGAGGCGGTCCGCCAGGGCGCCACCACGCTCGGGGCGGTCATTGCGCAAATCTATCCCGAACAACCCGCTCGGGTGCGGTTTGCTGCGCGCATGACCATGATGGCGCATGTCGAATATCTGGAAGCCCTCGGCCAACTCCGCGTGACGCGCGGCCCGTTCGGCTTGCGGCTGTCCCTCGGCGACGCGCCTGCCTAG
- a CDS encoding SOS response-associated peptidase has product MCGRYASTLPPEMMVELFKLLNSVDMVPRYNIAPTQPIVAIWEAHGQREAHFARWGLVPGWVKDPRDFPLLVNARAESMADKPAFRDRVKHGRCIVPASGYYEWHTGPDKKKQPYYITRADGAPMALAGLYASWMGPNGEEVDSVATITVAANAQLSVVHDRMPAILMSESAQDDWLNVRDIRGPEAAQLALPLDDGVLRFHPVSTRVNSARDDDPGLIEPVSLDRPEPLQAKPKKAAGGGQMDLF; this is encoded by the coding sequence ATGTGCGGACGCTATGCATCGACATTGCCACCGGAAATGATGGTGGAACTGTTCAAGCTGCTGAACAGCGTCGACATGGTGCCGCGCTACAATATCGCGCCCACCCAGCCGATCGTCGCGATCTGGGAGGCGCATGGGCAGCGCGAAGCCCATTTCGCCCGCTGGGGCCTGGTACCCGGTTGGGTCAAGGATCCGCGCGACTTTCCGCTGCTGGTCAATGCAAGGGCCGAAAGCATGGCCGACAAGCCGGCCTTTCGCGATCGGGTCAAGCATGGCCGCTGCATCGTGCCGGCGAGTGGATATTATGAGTGGCATACCGGCCCCGACAAGAAGAAGCAGCCCTATTACATCACCCGCGCCGACGGCGCGCCGATGGCGCTGGCCGGGCTCTATGCGTCATGGATGGGCCCCAATGGCGAGGAAGTCGACAGCGTGGCGACCATAACGGTGGCCGCCAATGCGCAATTGTCGGTGGTGCATGACCGGATGCCGGCGATCCTGATGAGCGAAAGCGCGCAGGACGACTGGCTCAATGTGCGCGATATCCGTGGCCCGGAAGCGGCGCAACTGGCCTTGCCGCTGGACGACGGTGTGCTCAGGTTTCATCCGGTATCCACGCGGGTCAACTCGGCCCGCGATGACGATCCCGGCCTGATTGAGCCGGTCAGCCTCGACAGGCCCGAGCCGCTCCAGGCCAAGCCGAAAAAGGCGGCCGGTGGCGGTCAGATGGACCTGTTCTAG
- a CDS encoding hemerythrin domain-containing protein, with protein MLLKDIQFLDDATRPAIPELPGLTEAQKHPGEHLKMIHDHLRENMTVLGRLIERAAEGKASAEDVRAETQDLVMVSNYRRFGTLCGQYCQFVHGHHSIEDRALFPVIAAQSPAFKAIADRLQAEHVVVHTLLERLIDTLIKLADAPGRENFDDAVEVYRALEKVLLSHLHYEEEAIGDALGYFDIM; from the coding sequence ATGCTGCTCAAAGACATCCAATTCCTCGACGACGCCACCCGTCCCGCCATTCCCGAGCTTCCGGGCCTCACCGAGGCGCAGAAGCATCCCGGCGAACACCTCAAGATGATCCACGATCATCTGCGCGAGAACATGACCGTGCTCGGCCGCCTGATCGAACGCGCGGCCGAGGGCAAGGCCAGTGCCGAGGACGTCAGGGCTGAAACGCAGGACCTGGTGATGGTCTCGAACTATCGCCGCTTCGGCACGCTTTGCGGGCAATATTGCCAGTTCGTGCATGGCCATCACTCCATCGAAGACCGGGCGCTGTTTCCGGTCATCGCCGCGCAGAGTCCGGCCTTCAAGGCCATTGCCGATCGCCTGCAAGCCGAGCATGTCGTCGTCCACACGCTGCTCGAGAGGCTGATCGACACCCTCATCAAGCTGGCCGACGCGCCGGGGCGGGAGAATTTCGACGATGCCGTCGAAGTCTATCGCGCCCTCGAAAAGGTGCTGCTTTCCCACCTCCATTACGAGGAGGAAGCCATCGGCGACGCTCTGGGCTATTTCGATATCATGTGA
- a CDS encoding carbohydrate ABC transporter permease, whose protein sequence is MKTDLSPRMKTALYGLMCVLLIPFVFPTWWMITSSVKPISDIFAFPPDLWPRRFDFSTYAQVFELQPFARQYWNSAYIAALVTGGTMVISSMAGYAFARIKFPFSNAIFMVVLLGLLIPSEVTIVPLFQMFLGWGMINTHWPLILVPIFGAPSVFATFVMRQFFIALPTELEEAARVDGLGRFKIFWTIALPLAKPALGAVAIFTFLHSWNLYLEPIVFLSSTQMFTLPQALTQFTDAYGGAMWNIQLAAATMTAIPVLLVFIVAQKQFVEGLAHTGLKG, encoded by the coding sequence ATGAAAACTGATCTCAGCCCCCGCATGAAAACTGCCCTCTATGGGCTGATGTGCGTCCTGCTCATCCCTTTCGTTTTCCCCACCTGGTGGATGATCACCTCATCGGTGAAACCGATCAGCGATATCTTCGCCTTCCCGCCCGACCTGTGGCCGCGCCGCTTCGATTTCTCGACCTATGCCCAGGTCTTCGAATTGCAGCCCTTTGCCCGGCAATACTGGAATTCGGCCTATATCGCCGCCCTCGTCACCGGCGGCACCATGGTCATCTCCTCCATGGCCGGTTACGCCTTTGCGCGCATAAAATTTCCCTTCAGCAATGCCATCTTCATGGTCGTGCTGCTGGGCCTGCTCATCCCCTCCGAAGTCACCATCGTGCCGTTGTTCCAGATGTTCCTGGGCTGGGGCATGATCAATACGCATTGGCCGCTGATCCTCGTGCCCATCTTCGGCGCGCCCTCGGTCTTTGCCACCTTCGTCATGCGCCAGTTCTTCATCGCGCTCCCCACCGAACTGGAAGAAGCTGCCCGCGTCGATGGCCTCGGCCGGTTCAAGATCTTCTGGACCATCGCCCTGCCGCTGGCAAAGCCTGCCCTGGGCGCCGTGGCCATCTTCACCTTCCTCCACTCCTGGAACCTTTATCTCGAACCCATCGTATTCCTGTCTTCGACCCAGATGTTCACCCTACCCCAGGCGCTGACCCAGTTCACCGATGCCTATGGCGGGGCCATGTGGAACATCCAGCTCGCCGCTGCCACCATGACCGCCATCCCCGTCTTGCTGGTCTTCATCGTGGCGCAGAAGCAGTTCGTCGAAGGGCTCGCCCATACCGGGCTGAAAGGCTGA
- a CDS encoding biotin transporter BioY, protein MTLTTPNTLLGTYQPKSDVAKLATNAAIVVLGTLLITAAAKINVPVWPVPVTLQSFAIAALAAGFGMRIGVATVALYLLEGAFGLPVFATGGGLAYLAGPTGGFLIGFLVMAGIIGFFADRGASSRPVTLFAGMMVGNAVMFALGFAWLLAMAGAAQWLDQSNVVADAFAKAVQPFIVWDILKMALAALTVTGLWSLFGRKG, encoded by the coding sequence GTGACCCTGACTACGCCCAATACGCTGCTCGGCACCTATCAGCCCAAGAGCGACGTCGCCAAGCTGGCAACCAATGCCGCAATCGTCGTACTGGGCACCTTGCTCATCACCGCCGCTGCCAAGATCAACGTGCCGGTGTGGCCGGTGCCGGTGACCCTGCAGAGCTTTGCCATTGCAGCGCTCGCCGCTGGTTTCGGCATGCGTATCGGCGTGGCCACCGTGGCGCTCTACCTGCTCGAAGGCGCGTTCGGCCTTCCCGTCTTCGCCACCGGCGGCGGCCTTGCCTATCTTGCCGGCCCGACGGGCGGCTTCCTGATCGGCTTCCTGGTCATGGCCGGCATTATCGGGTTCTTCGCCGACCGTGGCGCTTCAAGCCGTCCGGTGACCCTGTTTGCGGGCATGATGGTGGGCAACGCCGTCATGTTCGCCCTGGGCTTCGCCTGGCTGTTGGCCATGGCTGGCGCGGCGCAGTGGCTGGACCAGTCCAACGTGGTCGCCGACGCCTTCGCCAAGGCCGTGCAGCCGTTCATCGTCTGGGACATTCTCAAAATGGCCCTGGCCGCACTGACCGTGACCGGCCTCTGGAGCCTGTTCGGCCGCAAGGGCTGA
- the aroC gene encoding chorismate synthase yields the protein MSFNTFGHLFRFTTWGESHGPALGVVVDGCPPGIELTPEMIQRDLDRRKPGQSKYTTQRREADEVKILSGVFEDERTHGPRTTGTPISLLIENTDQRSKDYSDIRDKYRPGHADYTYDQKYGIRDYRGGGRTSARETAARVAAGAIARQVLAGVTIRASLVQVGPHKIDYDNFDWAQVGENPFFCADAKAATLWADYLDGIRKDGNSVGAVIEVVAEGVPAGWGAPIYGKLSADLASAMMSINAVKGVEIGAGFDAASLTGVDNADQMRAGADRPYFLANHAGGILGGVSNGDPVVCRFAVKPTSSILTPRQTVTTANEDTDIITKGRHDPCVGIRAVPVGEAMMALVLADHMLRHRGQTGREGAVGFQRN from the coding sequence ATGTCTTTCAATACATTCGGACATCTCTTTCGTTTCACCACCTGGGGTGAAAGCCATGGCCCGGCGCTGGGCGTCGTCGTCGACGGGTGCCCGCCGGGCATCGAACTGACGCCCGAGATGATCCAGCGCGATCTCGATCGCCGCAAGCCGGGCCAGTCCAAATATACGACGCAGCGCCGGGAAGCCGACGAAGTGAAGATCCTCTCGGGTGTGTTCGAGGACGAACGCACCCACGGGCCGCGGACCACCGGCACGCCCATTTCGCTGCTGATCGAAAATACCGACCAACGGTCCAAGGACTATTCGGATATCCGCGACAAATATCGTCCCGGCCATGCCGATTACACCTACGACCAGAAATACGGCATCCGCGATTATCGTGGTGGCGGCCGGACCTCGGCGCGGGAAACCGCAGCACGCGTCGCTGCCGGCGCCATAGCGCGGCAGGTGCTGGCAGGCGTGACCATTCGCGCCAGCCTGGTGCAGGTTGGCCCGCACAAGATCGACTATGACAATTTCGACTGGGCGCAGGTCGGCGAGAACCCGTTCTTTTGCGCCGACGCGAAGGCCGCCACGCTTTGGGCCGACTATCTCGACGGCATCCGCAAGGATGGCAATTCGGTGGGCGCCGTGATCGAGGTGGTGGCCGAAGGCGTTCCGGCCGGGTGGGGTGCGCCCATCTATGGCAAGCTCAGTGCCGATCTGGCCTCGGCCATGATGAGCATCAACGCCGTCAAGGGCGTCGAAATCGGCGCCGGTTTCGACGCGGCCAGCCTGACGGGTGTCGATAATGCCGACCAGATGCGCGCCGGGGCCGACCGTCCCTATTTCCTCGCCAATCATGCCGGCGGTATCCTGGGAGGCGTGTCCAATGGCGATCCGGTAGTGTGCCGCTTCGCCGTCAAGCCGACCTCCTCAATCCTGACGCCACGCCAGACCGTAACCACGGCCAACGAGGATACCGACATCATCACCAAGGGGCGGCACGACCCCTGCGTCGGCATTCGCGCCGTGCCGGTTGGCGAAGCGATGATGGCACTGGTCCTGGCCGACCACATGCTGCGCCATCGCGGGCAAACCGGCCGCGAGGGTGCCGTGGGGTTCCAGCGGAACTAG
- a CDS encoding FAD-binding oxidoreductase: protein MSLTASEIVSALTGLVGGANVIGDSGRMGAWLNEPRKRFHKTAVAVVTPPDIEAVQAVLRWANDARVGIIAQGGNTGLVGAQVPLRGDEIILSLQKLDRVRSVDAAAGVMVAEAGVILENAHKAAEEAGMMFPLWLASQGSARIGGVLSSNAGGVNVLAYGNARELTMGVEAVLADGRLYRGLNALKKDNTGYDLKDLLVGAEGTLGIITAASLKLFPLPEDHETALVNVASPDAALDLFQLMRQRFGARLNAFELIPRIGLDIQLRHGMLDADPTASASPWYALIELTRMPGTAPGALQSGLEAAFEEELVADAVLAESLADRTRMWAFREQMSECQSREGASIKHDVSVPIAAVPRLIAEGSAAAEKLVPGIRPVPFGHMGDGNIHFNFSMPVGADPKAFMAQYDEAMHGVIYEVVLKLGGSVSAEHGIGQLKVDLLRQVKDPVALEMMRAIKTALDPRGILNPGKMLGPV from the coding sequence ATGTCCCTGACCGCTTCCGAGATCGTTTCCGCTTTGACCGGCCTTGTCGGCGGGGCCAATGTCATCGGCGATAGCGGACGCATGGGTGCATGGCTCAACGAGCCCCGGAAACGCTTTCACAAGACCGCCGTGGCCGTCGTCACGCCACCCGATATTGAGGCCGTCCAGGCCGTCTTGCGCTGGGCCAACGATGCGCGCGTCGGCATCATCGCCCAGGGCGGCAATACCGGGCTCGTCGGCGCCCAGGTGCCCCTTCGCGGCGACGAAATTATCCTCAGCCTGCAAAAGCTGGACCGCGTCCGCTCCGTCGATGCCGCCGCCGGCGTCATGGTGGCAGAGGCTGGTGTCATTCTCGAAAACGCCCACAAGGCCGCCGAAGAGGCCGGTATGATGTTCCCGCTCTGGCTGGCCTCGCAGGGTTCGGCGCGCATTGGTGGTGTGCTGTCCTCAAACGCCGGCGGCGTCAATGTCCTGGCCTATGGCAATGCCCGCGAGCTCACCATGGGGGTGGAAGCGGTGCTCGCCGATGGCCGCCTCTATCGCGGCCTCAACGCCCTCAAGAAAGACAATACCGGTTACGATCTCAAGGACCTGCTGGTCGGCGCCGAGGGGACGCTGGGCATCATCACCGCCGCCAGCCTCAAACTCTTTCCGCTGCCGGAAGATCATGAAACGGCCCTGGTCAATGTGGCTTCGCCCGACGCGGCGCTGGACCTGTTTCAGCTCATGCGCCAGCGCTTCGGCGCCCGTCTCAATGCCTTCGAGCTCATCCCCCGGATCGGCCTCGATATCCAGCTTCGCCACGGCATGCTCGATGCCGATCCCACCGCCAGCGCCTCACCCTGGTATGCGCTGATCGAATTGACCCGCATGCCCGGCACTGCACCAGGCGCGCTGCAATCGGGCCTTGAGGCGGCGTTCGAGGAAGAGCTTGTCGCCGATGCCGTCCTCGCCGAGAGTCTGGCCGACCGCACCCGCATGTGGGCCTTTCGCGAGCAGATGAGCGAATGCCAGTCGCGCGAGGGCGCCTCGATCAAGCACGACGTTTCGGTGCCCATTGCCGCTGTGCCGCGCCTGATCGCCGAGGGCAGCGCAGCCGCAGAGAAACTGGTCCCCGGCATCCGCCCCGTGCCGTTCGGCCATATGGGCGATGGCAATATTCACTTCAACTTTTCGATGCCGGTCGGCGCTGATCCCAAGGCCTTCATGGCCCAGTATGACGAGGCCATGCACGGGGTCATCTACGAGGTCGTGCTGAAACTGGGGGGCTCGGTTTCTGCCGAACATGGCATCGGCCAGCTCAAGGTCGACCTGCTGCGCCAGGTCAAGGACCCGGTCGCACTCGAGATGATGCGCGCGATCAAGACTGCGCTCGATCCCAGGGGCATCCTCAATCCGGGAAAAATGCTGGGCCCCGTGTAA
- a CDS encoding NUDIX domain-containing protein produces MTDLPNAASVGIVRHGKILLIKRAFAPYQNLWTFPGGRMDDGETIEQCAVREVQEELGLTIRNPRHVVTQELGRDGTYRLAVFTTTDYVGTIRASDEIVDHKWADPGMLPALRTTSRLDDVIRECFKVLGQSW; encoded by the coding sequence ATGACCGACCTTCCCAATGCTGCCAGCGTCGGCATCGTGCGCCACGGCAAGATCCTTCTGATCAAGCGGGCCTTCGCACCCTACCAGAACCTGTGGACCTTTCCCGGCGGCCGCATGGACGATGGAGAGACCATCGAACAATGCGCCGTCCGCGAGGTTCAGGAGGAGCTGGGCCTCACCATTCGCAATCCGCGACATGTCGTTACCCAGGAACTGGGCCGTGACGGCACCTATCGGCTGGCCGTGTTCACCACCACCGATTATGTCGGCACCATCCGCGCCTCCGACGAGATCGTCGACCACAAATGGGCCGATCCGGGCATGTTGCCGGCGCTGCGCACCACATCACGGCTCGATGATGTCATCAGAGAATGCTTCAAGGTTCTGGGCCAAAGCTGGTAA
- a CDS encoding histidine phosphatase family protein → MAALSAPDPMCHKRAIDSSLRTRRPARDDMTALVWPEIYFIRHGETPWNAERRYQGRRDIPLNEKGKGQASLNGKTLARLFASRGLDPTQFEWHASPLGRTRETMERVRMGFTQHLPEVKFDVRLMEISFGVLEGSLHEELPANMAVAPGQRDETYWDFRPENGENYRDVEARLTEFAGVLNGPSVVVAHGGIARTLRVLIERAPILDVINWPPPQDTIMHFTPGKMELIRASDL, encoded by the coding sequence ATGGCGGCCTTGTCCGCCCCCGATCCCATGTGCCACAAGCGGGCCATCGACTCCAGCTTGAGGACGCGCCGCCCGGCGCGGGATGACATGACTGCCCTGGTCTGGCCGGAAATCTACTTCATTCGGCATGGTGAAACACCCTGGAACGCCGAGCGCCGTTATCAGGGGCGCCGGGACATTCCGCTCAACGAAAAGGGCAAGGGTCAGGCCAGCCTCAACGGCAAGACGCTGGCGCGGCTGTTTGCAAGCCGCGGCCTCGATCCGACGCAGTTCGAATGGCACGCTTCGCCGCTGGGCCGCACGCGGGAAACCATGGAGCGCGTGCGCATGGGGTTCACCCAGCACCTGCCCGAAGTGAAATTCGACGTACGCCTGATGGAAATCAGCTTCGGCGTGCTCGAGGGCAGCCTGCACGAGGAACTGCCGGCCAATATGGCCGTGGCCCCCGGCCAGCGCGATGAGACCTATTGGGACTTTCGTCCGGAGAACGGCGAAAACTATCGCGATGTCGAAGCGCGCCTCACCGAATTTGCCGGCGTGCTCAATGGTCCCTCAGTGGTCGTCGCCCATGGCGGCATCGCCCGCACCCTGCGGGTGCTGATCGAGCGGGCGCCGATCCTGGATGTGATCAATTGGCCGCCTCCGCAGGACACGATCATGCATTTCACGCCGGGCAAGATGGAACTGATCCGGGCCAGCGACCTGTGA